Proteins from a single region of Eucalyptus grandis chloroplast, complete genome:
- the petG gene encoding cytochrome b6/f complex subunit V has protein sequence MIEVFLFGIVLGLIPITLAGLFVTAYLQYRRGDQLDL, from the coding sequence ATGATTGAAGTTTTTCTATTTGGAATTGTCTTAGGTCTAATTCCTATTACTTTAGCTGGATTATTTGTAACTGCATATTTACAATACAGACGTGGTGATCAGTTGGATCTTTGA